TGTCCTCAGTGCAGAAAGCCTTTGACCACACCAAGATAATGGGAGATGGTCTCTAGCGAGCACGTGTTTAAGAAGATGTCAGCAATGCTCCATTCTTGGATTAGCTGGTTACCATCTTGCAGAAGGCTGGGGCCTGGCAAAGTTTGAGATCAATAATAGTCTGTGGTGGTCTGGCAAAATGGCTCTTACCACCAAGGTAGACGAGTTAAGTTGGAGGAACTCCCACAGCAGAAAACTGACCCCTGAAAGCCATCTTCCGACCTGCACATATGAACTGGCATACATGCTccttacatgcatgcatacacacaaaattaaataatatctAAGCCTGGTAACTTGGGGGAATCAGACAAAAGGGCAGCAGTACATACAGGAAGTGGGTGGGGTGTAAAGCCAAACACTTTTTTTTGTAATGTTATTTCCTGGGCTTGCCTCTCCCATACATTTTAATTAGCTCTGTCCTGGGTACCATAGTTCCACTTAAGACTAATCCTAATTGTATTTTTATCTAGTCAATGATAGTTTACAACATGGTAAGGGATGGGTTTCAGTGACTCAAGGCACTCGGTGCTATGGCCAAGGAGAGGGAGAATTGAaatccagtctgtctgtctctaagcTCAGTGTGGCTCTGGCAAGCACAGCTCCTTAAAGTCTGGCGTGCTATGGCCAGCAAGGTTCTACTAAAGGATTACTTCCTCTCCTTCACATCACAGTGATGTTCTTACTGGCTCTCCAGATGCTTGTAGTTCTTCACTCTGCCATTTTTATCCCTATTAGATAAATTGGGAAGTTCTCTTTTAAAGGCCAGTGAGGCTATTCCAACTTATTAATGAAATGTCATTAAAATACGATTCAATGTTTTAATATTCATGTTGAAATAACATTGCATTTTCTTCCCAACAGCGCATTATTAAAAGTATCACTCCCGAGACACCAACAGAAATTCCCTGTGGGGACATCCGCTTGAATGCTGTGTAGCACACCGGAGAGGAACTGGCTTGCCATCCACCTCTCTCAGCTTTAACAAGCCCCACCTCGACTTCTCCCCTgtcagccaagcctgatgatgcAAGGTCTTTCTTCATGGAGACACGGTCTTAAAGACTATGGTGCCCAGACTCTTGTGGATTCCAGCCACTTCTTTCCATGAAATCTCTTAGACATACTGCCTTGTGGATGTGACACAGTGAACTGGCCTTTTTTGGACATGGGAGGGAGCGTAGCAGGTGATGAAGTCATCAGTTAGCATTAGGTTTAGAATTAAGTCTGTGAAAgtcctgtatctttttttttctctcacatctGTTTGCTTCAAGTCTTCATTGTCCATGAATGCATACACCATCTAAGAGAAAACAGGGATGTCTCGCTAACCATATATTTCCTCAGTAGCATAGAATATTCTATAGCTCGAGTGTACTAGAACCTTCTGTCCCACGTGCTGCTGTGAAGTCAAGAAAGGAAGATGTAAAGATGTTAAACTGAAtaaatgatgtgtatgtgtgaacatttGTGTCTGCACACTGTTGTGTCTGTGTACCCCAGACCCAATATTCCGGGTCCATTACAAACGATATAAGTGTCCTCTAATTTTTCTTACATTAAACAAATTCTACCTACTCCATGTGTATCATTGTGTATGTGTTATTAGAAGCCTGTTCTGCTACCATCTTTTCCAGTGACtgtctcctacacacacacacacacacacacacacacacacacacacacacacacacacggttaacATAGAGCATAACGTTCCATGGGCAAATCTGGCCTGTTCTATTAGTCTATCTAGTCCTATTAGTGACAGCTTCTTTCAAGATGGTTGTGGCCAGCAGCAACTTCCATGTTCAGCTGGATGTCTGGTGTAAGCTCTACTTCAAATGGCTGAGGGCTTTGACTGTTCAGGTTATTTGTCCTGTGGAGATAGGGAAATCCAACTTCCACTTTGCTCTGGGGTGCATCGATCTAATTCTCTGAGCTAAGGGCAGGTCTCTGTCCAGGAGCAATTGGAGAATCTGCGTTAGCTTTAACAGTCTCAGAAAACCTCCCAAACtctttttattaaacaattatGAAGAGGCCAATGGGCCggcttggcaggtaaaggcacagtatacaagcccagtgacctgagttcaatccccgggacccacctacaggtgggaggagagatctgacctccacattcacacattAGTAAGTAAATAATTACTAGAAGATGCTCTCCATAAAATGAAACAGCAAACCAAGCAAAAAGACAAAATGGGATTCAAGAAAAAGTAAAACTCAGACTCAAACATAAAGCTGGAGGAAAACCAAAATGATGGTTTGAGCTTTCTGCTCATCAAAGGTAATGGCTAGGCTAGAAGTGAAGAACCCAGAGACTAAATAAGGGATAAGTAACCTTGGAGACGGAAGGAAAAGTAAACCCCCAAGTTAGAGGATCAAGAGGCCTCAgctagaggaagaggaaaaaggaaattcAGAACTGGAGGATGAGGAGAAGAAATCTCAGATAGTCCAAGATGAAGTAGAAAACAggcaggaatggggaggagggggtggagatCTCAGTATTACGTGAAACAGGACTCAACTTCTCAGCTTTTTAGTGTGGGAGATACAAAGCATGAAATTGAAATTACCAGGGATGGCTTGGAAATTAACTGATTTGGTAGTGAATTCTGAGtcagaggaaggaggggcaggaggaagaggagaaggaacaagaagaggaaggagaggaggaagaaagtggaggaggaagaaagtggaggaagaggaggagggtgagaaggaagaaaggcaaaGCTGTTTCtcagtccaggaaaggcgcaaagctacacagagaaaccctgtctcgaaaaaccaaaaaaaaaaaaaaaaaaaagtgaccttaCATGAATTTAAAGAAATTGCCTCCAGCTGTTTGGTTTGGGACTCTGAGAAGAAAAAGTTGATGTGACAGAAGGAACCtgagacagaagagggagaaaaagcaGGTATTGGAGTACCCAGCCTAACCCGGCTCTGGTTTCTCTCTCAAAATCACCAGCAATATGGAACGGTGATCCTAAAAAGGTGCTCACGAACAAGTAAGTGTTCTCATACGCCATCGAGACTGTAAGGAACGCAGAGGAACATGACACTCCGCAAAGAAAAGGCTTTCAGCCTAGAACCCTGTCTTCAGCCAAACTGGCATTTAACTTTgtgaataaaaaataagttttgatATTGATATTCCAGAAGTTTCTTTCCACCAAAATACATGCtctggccccccccccccccaaaaaaataaaattggaaaacgAACTTCATATCTCACATGTGGGGATGTGTGGAAGGGAATAGTACCTGAACACAGGTCACGTTAAAGGCTTGACTGCTCCACTTGATAGGCTTTAGAATAGTCTGGGAGACAGACACGTGGCAGTGGCAGCGAGCGATGCTTAACCGTGTGTGAAGAGCCACCTCACTGGTCCTTTCGAGTGGGAGCCAGactaaagaaagaggagaaagccagAACCAGCATCCATCTCGCTACTCCTGGACTATGGATACAGGGGCCCTGCTGCCTCACTGATGGACCACACTCTCCCCCATGCCTCCCTCACTGATGGACCACACTCTCCCCCACGCCTCCCTCACTACAAGGGACTGTGCTCACACACTATGAGACAgaataaaccctccttttttaAGGTGCTTTGCAAACTACTTGGTAAGAGCAACAAGAAAAGCCAATGATAAGCAGGGTTTGTTTAAAACTTGAACTATGCAGCCTTCAGAGTGCAGGGAGGAATCCTGTCAATGCAATCCTAGGAAAAGTAATAGAAACCCCGAGAAAGGAGAATGGTGAGATAAATCAGAATAGGAAAGACTACAAAAGCTGATTGACTCAAGAAGAgaaaattttattactttatcaATAATTCGTCATGATGTgactttttatattaaaactttcatttaaaaattccaacTCTTAAGGTTAAGATAAAAATCTTCACTGTATATTGTCAAACATTTAAATAGTCCCTCAAGCATatcatttacaaatatttaatatgaaaaccaccttgagccaggcggtggtggcgcacgcctttaatcccagcacttgggaggcagaggcaggtggatctctgggagtttcaggccagcctggtctacagagtgagttccaggacagccagggttacaaagagagaaaccctgccttgaaaaaataaacagactcaaaacaaaaaaccaccttgAACTATGAATACCACACTTCAGAAAGGCTGAATGGGTTGTTACGATTCTTTGTAGACTGTGGCGGGCTTTATCACCCCTCTCTTAACAGACGCTCTCTCCCAGGTCTGCACAGGAGGAGCTGATTTCCTCAAGTCCATGCAGCTGGGAAGTCCGGAACTGGCCTAGGTTTcccttgacacacaaacacatcactttgATGCCATAACCTCTcttttcttgttcatccccaagaatacacattaataaaaatatcatatgcaaaacactttacaaacttaaaaagtTACCCAGCCTTAACAACTTTATATAAGTTCCCTCTTTAAAAATACCATCTCTTCTAAAATCCAAATTCTCTGTAAAATTCCAAAGTATCttttttcaagtttaaaaatctctcaattgtgggctcctgtaaaaattgaaacaaaagcaGCTTCTTAATTCAGGACTTCAGGAGGGAATAACCAGGCCATAGTCACAatctaaacaaagcaaaaccaaactatGACTAAATAACTCCATGTCAAATTATCTGGGCTCCACTTGCCATCTGCTGGCCTCTTCcgagggcttgggtcacttctcggGCTCCGCGCTCTGCGGGACACACAGCTTGTCGTCTAGGCGGTGGCTGGTTCCACTCCACACtgctgctgggttttttttttgttttttgttttttgagacagggtttctctgtgtatcagtcctgtcactcactctgtagacgaggctggccttgaactcattgagatccacctgcctctgcctcccaagtactgggattaaaggcgtgcgccaccaccgcctggccgctGCTGCTGTCCTCGGTGGTCATCCCAGGGTACTGGCTTCTCCAAAATGCTAGCGtcttctgctgcagctgggctgcgctttcaccaacagcctctcctggcctccctttagagactccagccctgccacacagtgccaagcctcagctgctctctagGACCCtttcatgcctttaaaaccagcaccACCTGGTTGATTCTTACGCTACCAAGTTCAGCTGTCAATAGGAGGTACCACTGTGGCCACTCCTGGAccccagcttctgtgtgctgacccgaGGAAACACTTCCCGGACGACTTCATCTCAGTGACGCTGCTCTCCTCTTAACCGTACCTGATTCTTCAGCCCTAGCTCACCAgaaccacagattttttttttttctcccaagacagggtttctctgtgtagccctggctgtcctggtactgggaactcgctctgtagaccaaacctggctctaactcagagatccacctgcctctgcgtcctgtgttctgggattaaaggcgtgtggcaccctGCCCAGctccagaaccacagaatcttgaTGCAAATATCCCGATAGAGTCTtagcttccctctgaaacttcactagccaggcctccatcatctgcccTGCTCCTAACAGTCTTCTTATCTTCCAGGCTCCCACAGAACAGTTCACTGAGCCCTCAACACTCAAAGGCTTTTCTAGGcccaagttccaaagtccttccacaatcctccccaaaactacatggtcaggtctgtcatagcaataccacactatcctggtaccaacttgccttagttagggttactattgcagtgatgaaactccatgaccaaatcaacttggggaggaaagggcttatgtGGCTTACACTTGCATATctctgttcatcattgaaggaagtcagggcaggaattcaaacaggacagaaacctggaagcaggagctgatgcagaggccatggaggggtgctgcttcctggcttgatccacatggcttgttcagtttttcttatagaacccaggaccaccagcctggggtgacctcacccacaatgggctgggctctcgcctatcaatcactaattaagaaaatgccctacaggcttgccatCAGCCTGATCTTATTCTGaaggcgttttctcagttgaggctccctcctctcagatgactcgaGTTTGTGCCGAGCTGAcataaactagccaggacagttcTCAGAGTAAAGGAGAACGTAAGCAACAGGTGGGGGGCAGGAATGAGAAACAGAATGCTCCAGAAATCAGGCTGCATGTCATGAGTGGTTCTACATGACAGCCGATGTGCCACAAGCCTGCCTAACACTGAGTGTGACGTTTCAATTGCAGAGTGTCCTTTAGGGGCCTCAGCTCTAGTTCTGGGACACATCACTAGGTAGTAAGGATCTCTGAGGCTCTTAAAATGATTACCTGTATTCACTGTTTCTATCTGGtttttataaactaaaatttCAATGGGGAAAATGCTGAGATCTGAATggatttggattttaaaaaaagatcttaaaACACAGATCCTAACTATATAAAACAAGGACGATGAAGGACATGCTTCCTACAAACACGGACATTCCCTTGACCACAATACAATTATCAAATCAGGAAAGTAATGCCCTTACTTTCCGCCATCTCATCCTGACTTCATTGATGACCTTTGTACAAATAGATTCATCTAGAACAACACTTTTTGCTTCGTTGCAGACCTCTTTTGTCTCTAGTCTAGAAGTTTCGGTCTCTCATGACCTTGGTGCTTTGGGAGATTATGAACAGTGATTTTGGATAATCAACTTAATATTTGATGACTGGTTTTATATCCAACTCTGTGTTTCTGTTAGGTGTGTCTCAGGACCTGTGCTATATTGTTCCCATCACATCGTATCAGATGGAGCATGGTTCTTTCCATTTGTCCCCTCAACATTAATGTCAACGTCAATCTTGACTGAGGCTTTCTAGTTTGTGAAGATTTCTAAAGGTTCTTTTGTCTTAATATTTACAAGGGGGACTTCTGAGACTACAAATACTCTGTTCATCGAAAttgcagtttattttttaaaatttatttttgtgtgcatgggtgttatACCTGcatcatgcatgtctgtgcaccaggtgcatgcagtgctcttggaagtcagaagagggcatcagatcgtGTGGGGGACTATGAtcgatgggaactgaacccagcctCAGGAggggctgggccatctctccagtccccacagctttttgttttgttttgttttatagattcCTATGTTAGTCTATGAAATGTAATCCAACATTCTGATGCTCAGGATGGCCAACAATTCTTTcaattcacatatttaaaaaccttaaaataatgtttgtaGGAATAGTGAGATGTCTCAATGGGCCAAAATGCTACCCTGCAAACCTGGCATATGGAGTTTGATCCCTTGATCCCATGGTGGAAGGACCACCTCTGGGGAGTTATCTGACCTCCATCTATGGGCTTGCCTACACAGGaccgcgcgcgtgcgcacacacacatacacacacacacacacacacacacacacacacacacacacagtcacagatatccgaacacagagacacacagacacagacacgcagtcacagacacatgcacaccacacacagagatacagaggcatgagaacacagagagagatacactAAATTTTTTAACAACTatgagaaactttaaaaatgtttgtgggACACATTATGCATACAGTGTAATATATAAACATGTTTACAGTTGAAATTATCTACCCAAGAAAGAATATTGTCTGCATCTAGAAGTCCTGTGGATACTCCTCCATATACAAATGGTATCTTGACATTTATAatcatcatttccttttttttttttttaagttttccgaCATATCTGTGCtggctggctagttttttgtttttgtttttttggtgttttaagacagggtttctctgtgtagcttttggagcctgtcctggaactcactctgtagaccaggctggcctcgaactcagagattcgcttgcctctgcctcctaagtgctgagattaaaggcgtgtgccaccaccgcctggcctgtgctgactagttttatttcaacttggcacaagctagagtcattttagaactttttttttttttttcagttgaaaaaAAGCCCCACCAGACTGGTCTCTGGGCAAgcctgcattttcttgatggctaatgtgggagggccccgcccattgtgggtggggccacctctAGGCACATGCTCCTGGGAGGGTAtgagagagcaggctgagcagagcctgaggagcaggccagtaagcagcactcctcaatggcctctgctttagttcctgtcttcaggttcctgccctgagttcctttcCAACTCCCCCGATGATGGCCTACTTTCAACACATTTCCTTCACTGCTGAGTCTGCTATCTATACATAGAAAAAGAAACCTTGGACTGTGGATGTAGCCTAGTAGGAAGTACACTTGCCCAGCACACGGAagggcctaggttcaatcccGGCACTACTAAAAACATCTCATTAATCCTTACACAGCACATGAAAATTAATTCCAGGTGTATTGTAGATCTCAAGGTGAGCAAAGTTTCTGGAAGAGCAATGTCCAGTACTAAACTGCAGCAGAAATGCCCAATAAACTCAATCTTATATGGCAATGACAAACTACATGTGGCTACTGAGTACTTGAAATGTATCTAGTGTAACTgtaaatgttaattttaatcAACTTTATACAAACTAAGAGATGTCTGTTTACCAAAAGATCCGACTGAGAGAGTAAAAGACCAGCCAGAGACAAATGACTTTTACAGTATATGAAGAACCTAATCAGGGAATTAAGGaaggggcaggaggcagaaggaactaTTTACAAGGAGCCATAGCCGGGTGCAGCTGTCCATGTGTGACCTCAGCATTGCAGGCTGAGCCATGAGGACTACCACTGCCTTAAAAAAACCGACAAACACCGGGCTGGTGAGGAACCAtctgcaggtaaaggcacttgccaccaagcttgaacCACCCGAGTTCTAGCCTTAGCACCCCAAGTGGGAGATCATCGACTTctgaaaactgtcttctgacctgcacacatcCCTtgcagaaataaatataaaaatatcccCCTACAAAAATGAGCTACTCATCTGTTAGTAGGTGTCGGAAATCTCCACTGACGGAAGGAACGCTGTTTGCTCATTTGTGGTCCTAGCAACAGTCCATAGCACTCTAGGCAATAGCTCCATCACCAGATGATTTCCCAAGCCCAGAAGGAACGACTTTTAACCCAACCATTTTGGTATTATCTGCTAACACTGAGTATTTGCATACCTTCTATCAACCAGCCTGGGATTCACCCCACTgaaatgcacacagacacacatacttcGTTGGTGCACTAGAGGACAAGTGTGAAAACAGATCTTGTAAGCATAAGGCCAGATGAGAAGTCAGCCAGGACCCATCAACAATGGACGAATACCAGGGAGCCACCAAACCTGGCCTGGTGTCGGAAGCCCGAGAGGGAGAGCACTACGGAGTTCTGAGCAGAGCGTCTATGGAACAGGTCATGTTCTTTCTCTAATATACATTTCCTGTAAATCTAAGTTGTATAGACATGTTATACATGTTATAATAAAGGTTTGTGTTTCAATagtagggtgtggtggcacatgcctttaactcgAGCAGAGGCTAGCCAGGGTTTAGTGAAAGCctgccttaaaaagaaaaagaaaaagaaaaaactgatcCAGATAAGTCTTAGCAAGGGATTATTGTAAATGAAACAATGTGTCAAACAGGTCTTTTCCTGTCCTATTGGAAGAAGTCTAATTCAAACTAATTTAAGAGGAAAAGTACTGGCCTAAGTAGTTTACAAAACAAATGATCAACCCTACCCCAGACCCAGAGACTGGAAAAGCCACCAGGTGGGGGCCTATCAACCGCTCACCTTTTTTTGCCCGTATGGGCTGTCAGGCAGCTGGGCACTCTGCCGTGGTTTTTCAGGCTGGCTTTATCTACAAGGCAGTGATGCTAGCCGAGAACATCTTTGGAAAGTTCTTATAATTTCAGATCTGCCTACTTGAGTCACACTTGAGACCATTCTGTCCCGTTTGAACCCCAGGATCAAGAATGaaaaggtggctggagagatggcccaggggttgAGTGCGCTTGAACCTCTTGCAGGGGTGGGTCTCCAGCTGAGAGTTCtgagctcacaactacctgtaactccagcttcaggagatccaacCCCCtcttggcctccatgggtactctCATACACATAGCACGCATGctatgaacatgaacacacacagaaaacaaaatgaaaggatgTTGGGTGCTTTCCAAGGGAAAATCAGGAGACTGTTCCCAGAAAAGGGGGAATGAAGGACAGAGAGATAAAAATTTCTGCTTATTTGCGGAAAAATCTATTATCATAACTAACTGTTATCTTCTCCTAACCGAGTAGCCAATGTGCTCTGTGGAAGTATTCGACCTTCTGGGCGAGGGAAAATGAATGGTCTGATTTCTTTGAATCAATCTCTACCTCCTTAGGCGATCTTGCACACTATAATCAATGGATTTTTTCAAGTATAGGGAATAATCCTAAGGAACAATACTCACTAGGTTGAAAGTTTGAGATCATTCCTGCTCTTCTACGACCTCATCTCTCCATTCACGCTCCTCCCCTGTGTAAATCAGTGCCTTTTAGGGCTTGTCAAGGTTGGGTTCTACAAGAACGTAACATTCACTAAGGCAGCCAGGGCTCTAAACATTTGCTTTGTAATGTTTCCTTTTTGGATCTAAGaatatagtaaaataataaatattaagcaTGCCTTTCAATATACAATAATTTCTCATCTAAGCCAATCTGCCACTAGACCAAACTTATCTGTCTAAAACGGTAACTAAGAAAGACCacactttggttttgtttctcctaTAAGGCCATACATAAGACCCATATAGCACTTAGTCAGAAATTTTGTacactaaaatgttttaatgtacaCTAATAATTTTTTTGTGAGCTGTAGACTAAAAACTATGTTGAACAAAATCTTTAGGTTTTTTAACCTAAAGCATCACAGATAAATGGTCTTTCTGTAACGGGAAAACTTGCCAGAGAACTGTTTTCCCTAGTACTCATCCTTTCTTTACCCATGAATGAATTTTCAGTATGCAACTGCCAGTGTCAGGTTTCAATGACTTAGTTCAGAAATTGTAGTTTTATTTGAACACAGAAATGGAGTTTTAATAGACTTCAGTTTCCTTGCTGGAATATATAACACACCTTTTCATTCTCTGCTGACAGATTTACTTACATGCCAATTTAGTAATTTGCAAAATACAAACTTACAAAATAAAGTGACATCTTCTAAACAAGGATTAAATATGAATGAAATTCCTGCCTTTTTTCAATCTTGGATATCAattccagggccttgtgcatgttaggcaagagcCTTGGTCCTAAACCTGGAAGTTACTTTTATAATTAAGTAAAAGGTGAATTAAATGCAGGAGCACATCACtatcttcatatttatttaaGCCAAGGAACTCCAGATGCTGGCCGTCATCAGTCATCCTCTTTCTCAATGTAAGTCTTTGCATTAATTCGCGCCATCTGCCTGGCCAAGTACCTGTCTCTAGCTGACATCACAGTTTCCTCATTGCTCCGCTTTGCAAACTTGCTCAAGGCCTCAGGGGGCCTCTCTTGCTCACtgcccttctcctgcctctcttctgtCAGTCTGTGTTTTGTTGCTAGTGACGTTTCAGAAGGAGAGGGCTTCTCCTGGTCCCCTTTGTCCTTTCCCATGTTTCTTGTTTTGCTGGATCTTTCCTGGTCCAGAAACTCATCGTCTGGTCTGGACCCCAGGCTGCTCTCCCTCCTGTCTCGACTTCTCTCTTGTTTATCCGTCTCTCTGTATCTACcgttgttttcatgtttttcctgCCTCCCTTTCACACGCTCTtctttgtctctgcttctcttttccctctcacTGTATCGGTCCTGGTCatcttgtctgtctctgtcacgTTCCCTAGAGGAgtatttctcccttttcctttctctgtcctgtctttCCCTTGGTTTATCTTCCTGCTCTCGCCTCTTCCAGTAGTGATCTTTACGATCggtttctctgtggctgtgagaaCTCTTCTCTTTCCGGTGGCCGTGGTCTGTGGGACAGCCCTCCTGGTCTCTGGCCGTCCTGTCCTGGTGCCGACCTCCCTTTTGCTCATGTCCTCTTGACTTGGGACTTCGGCTGGAGCGGTGCTTGGTACCACGGCCTCTCTCTTCGCTGGGCGACCGGGAGTGGCTCGGACTCTCGCGATGCTTGCGGTGTTTCCTGGTGGCCCTGTGTCTTCTTCCCGTCTGTGGTTTACTTTACGGCCCCCCCTTTCATCATCGTCACTGCTCTTGCTGTCAAAATCGCTGTCGGCATCTGGGTTCTCCTCGTCACCAGTTTGGAAGGCACAGTTCTGCTGTGGTCTGTCCTCTGAATTTGCTTCATCAGAGTAACCCCTGAGCTTCTCTTCTTTTATTCCAgtcctaaaaaagaaaaggaaaaaaaaaaataatatatatatatatatatatatacacacacacacacacacacacacacacacacacacacacacacaaaatgcaactTTATTAGTTGTAGAAAGCAAAGGAATGCTCATGTAAATTTTCTCAATACTTTACTCAATACAACTAAATTATATGTACTGATTGTCCAACTCAGAAAAGTGATGtctatttatcttttaaattagtGCCGTCAAACAGCTGAGAACACTTTAATATTGACAGAAGTAACATAAAGAACATAGTCCTTCTCTCTAGGTCACCAGAACCTTTAGGAAAGGATCTGTACAAGGTCTCATTTTTCTTGCTAGTTCTAGACAAAGAATAATTGGGAAAAGCAAGGTATCTAAGTTCTATTTTCACAACATAAAGTTCAAGTtgtgattattatttattttgttctttcaagTCCTAGAAATATACGAGGATAATTCCCCACAGAAAACAGTACCAAATCTAATTCTAAATATTACTAATTAAATCTTTCTAACATCAGAAAGGTATCATCGACCTGATACAGTGTCTCAGTGCCCatcacaacagaaagaaaattgctCAATCTTCCTGGCTGTTGACATGAGcaaccctaaaatt
This Peromyscus leucopus breed LL Stock chromosome 8b, UCI_PerLeu_2.1, whole genome shotgun sequence DNA region includes the following protein-coding sequences:
- the Nsrp1 gene encoding LOW QUALITY PROTEIN: nuclear speckle splicing regulatory protein 1 (The sequence of the model RefSeq protein was modified relative to this genomic sequence to represent the inferred CDS: inserted 1 base in 1 codon) — encoded protein: MAVPGRQYGLLLPKKTQPLHRVLQKPSVFGNDSDDDEETSVSESLQREAAKKQAMKQTKLEIQKALAEDSTVYEYDSIYDEMQKKKEENNPKLLLGKDRKPKYIHNLLKAVEIRKKEQEKRMEKKIQREREMENGEFDDKEAFVTSAYKKKLEERAEEEEREKRAAALEARLDVTKQKDLSGFYRHLLNQAVGEEALPKSSFREARTGIKEEKLRGYSDEANSEDRPQQNCAFQTGDEENPDADSDFDSKSSDDDERGGRKVNHRREEDTGXTRKHRKHRESPSHSRSPSEERGRGTKHRSSRSPKSRGHEQKGGRHQDRTARDQEGCPTDHGHRKEKSSHSHRETDRKDHYWKRREQEDKPRERQDRERKREKYSSRERDRDRQDDQDRYSEREKRSRDKEERVKGRQEKHENNGRYRETDKQERSRDRRESSLGSRPDDEFLDQERSSKTRNMGKDKGDQEKPSPSETSLATKHRLTEERQEKGSEQERPPEALSKFAKRSNEETVMSARDRYLARQMARINAKTYIEKEDD